One stretch of Sulfuricystis multivorans DNA includes these proteins:
- the rpsR gene encoding 30S ribosomal protein S18: MAFKPSSKKKDDRSKSRNLFKRRKFCRFSAEKIPYVDYKDVDLLKDFITETGKVMPARITGTKSRYQRQLSTAIKRARFLALLPYTDLHK, encoded by the coding sequence ATGGCTTTCAAACCCAGCAGCAAAAAGAAGGATGATCGCAGCAAGAGCCGCAATCTGTTCAAGCGGCGCAAGTTCTGCCGTTTCTCCGCCGAGAAGATTCCTTATGTCGATTACAAGGACGTCGATCTGCTGAAGGATTTCATTACCGAGACCGGTAAGGTAATGCCGGCACGCATCACCGGCACCAAGAGTCGTTATCAGCGCCAGCTATCGACCGCCATCAAGCGGGCACGTTTCCTTGCGCTGCTGCCTTATACCGACCTGCACAAGTAA
- the priB gene encoding primosomal replication protein N, with amino-acid sequence MQANHTELAGVLQEFGPLRHTPAGIPVIEFMIVHDSEQLEAGDLRRVTCEIACVALGTTALLIKEASPGSALKVSGFLASRSLKRKTPVLHVIQVEFFEKF; translated from the coding sequence GTGCAGGCGAATCACACCGAATTGGCGGGCGTCTTGCAGGAATTTGGCCCACTGCGCCACACCCCGGCAGGCATTCCGGTCATCGAATTCATGATCGTCCACGACTCGGAGCAGCTCGAAGCCGGGGACCTTCGCCGTGTCACTTGCGAAATCGCCTGTGTGGCCCTAGGCACGACGGCCTTGCTGATCAAGGAAGCGTCTCCTGGGAGCGCGCTCAAGGTAAGCGGATTCCTGGCTTCCCGCAGCCTGAAGCGGAAGACTCCGGTACTCCATGTGATTCAAGTCGAATTCTTTGAAAAATTTTGA
- a CDS encoding HDOD domain-containing protein, whose product MNDQSNSAALDLEGWVAYFSAAPIPVLRHTEQQLAALREHAQKANARTISAVILQDPMMTLRVLAYIESKRSKTRLTDITTIERSLMMIGMEPFFNDFEHLPTVEEHLKGHPRALLGLLKVIARARKAAHWAREWAIHRHDLDVDEITVATLLYDFAEILMWCFAPGLALQVADRQKADRTLRSVAVQTEVYGVPLWQIKQTLAHRWHLPQLLITLMDPQNAEHPRVRNVKLAVDLARHSANGWDDAALPDDYKAIEELLHISHETLMHKLGLDRPPSANAEDKPPANG is encoded by the coding sequence ATGAATGACCAATCCAATTCCGCCGCGCTCGATCTCGAAGGCTGGGTCGCCTATTTCAGCGCCGCGCCGATTCCGGTCTTGCGTCATACCGAGCAACAGCTCGCAGCCTTACGCGAGCACGCCCAGAAAGCCAACGCCCGCACGATCTCCGCGGTGATCCTCCAGGACCCGATGATGACGTTGCGCGTGCTCGCCTATATCGAAAGCAAACGCAGCAAGACGCGGCTGACCGACATCACCACGATCGAACGGTCGCTGATGATGATCGGCATGGAGCCGTTCTTCAACGACTTCGAGCACCTGCCGACGGTCGAAGAGCATCTCAAGGGGCATCCGCGCGCCCTGCTCGGCTTGCTCAAGGTCATCGCCCGCGCGCGCAAAGCCGCACACTGGGCACGTGAATGGGCGATCCATCGCCATGATCTGGACGTCGACGAAATCACCGTCGCAACCCTGCTCTACGACTTTGCGGAAATCCTCATGTGGTGCTTCGCCCCAGGATTGGCGCTGCAAGTCGCCGATCGCCAGAAGGCCGACCGCACGTTGCGTTCTGTGGCGGTGCAGACCGAGGTGTATGGCGTCCCGCTATGGCAGATCAAACAAACGCTGGCACACCGTTGGCATTTGCCGCAATTGCTGATTACGCTGATGGATCCGCAAAACGCCGAGCATCCGCGGGTCCGCAACGTGAAGCTGGCGGTCGATCTGGCGCGCCATTCGGCAAACGGCTGGGACGATGCGGCGTTGCCCGACGACTACAAGGCCATCGAAGAGCTGCTGCACATCAGTCATGAAACCCTGATGCACAAGCTCGGGCTCGATCGGCCACCTTCAGCTAACGCCGAGGACAAGCCGCCAGCGAATGGATAA
- the rpsF gene encoding 30S ribosomal protein S6 → MRHYEIVFIVHPDQSDQVPAMIERYKALVTGAGGAIHRLEDWGRRQLAYPIQKMHKAHYVLMNIECGIDTLAELENAFRFNDAVLRHLTVKMDHAETAPSPMMKEEKARSLTASGQEEKSAEEAAAAE, encoded by the coding sequence ATGCGACATTACGAAATCGTTTTCATCGTGCACCCGGATCAGTCCGACCAGGTGCCGGCCATGATCGAACGTTACAAGGCGCTCGTCACCGGTGCGGGTGGTGCGATCCACCGGCTCGAAGACTGGGGACGCCGCCAGCTGGCTTATCCGATCCAGAAGATGCACAAGGCTCATTATGTTCTGATGAACATCGAGTGCGGCATCGACACCCTGGCGGAACTGGAAAATGCCTTCAGGTTCAACGATGCCGTCTTGCGGCATCTGACGGTCAAGATGGATCATGCCGAGACCGCCCCTTCGCCGATGATGAAAGAAGAGAAGGCGCGGTCGCTGACCGCGTCCGGTCAGGAAGAGAAGTCCGCCGAGGAGGCAGCGGCAGCCGAGTGA
- a CDS encoding O-succinylhomoserine sulfhydrylase, with amino-acid sequence MSNDQSYHFETLAIRTGQERSQFGEHSEALYLTSSFVFSNAAEAAALFSGEREGFIYSRFTNPTVTLFQERLAALEGADACIATASGMAAILATAMALLQSGDHIVAARGIFGASQTLFATILPKFGVTTSFVSGCDPDDFAKALKPNTKLIFIETPSNPLTEVQDIARLARLAHEAGALLAVDNCFCTPALQRPIEFGADLVIHSATKHLDGQGRVLGGAICGPKALIEEIFKFMRTAGPTLSPFNAWVILKGLETLKLRVEAQSAHALELARRLEAHTAIERVFYPGLPSHPQHALAMRQQAAGGAIVSFEVKGGREAAWRVIDHCRLLSITANLGDVKTTITHPATTTHGRLTPEARASAGITEGLVRVAVGLEAVADIERDLLRGLSLC; translated from the coding sequence ATGAGCAACGATCAGTCTTACCACTTCGAGACGCTGGCGATCCGCACCGGCCAGGAACGCAGCCAATTCGGCGAGCATTCCGAGGCGCTGTATCTCACCTCGAGCTTCGTGTTCTCCAACGCCGCCGAGGCGGCAGCGCTGTTCTCCGGCGAGCGGGAAGGGTTCATTTATTCGCGTTTCACCAATCCGACCGTCACGCTGTTCCAGGAGCGCCTCGCCGCGCTGGAGGGCGCCGATGCCTGCATCGCGACGGCGAGCGGCATGGCGGCGATCCTCGCCACCGCGATGGCGCTGCTACAAAGCGGCGATCACATCGTCGCCGCGCGCGGCATCTTCGGCGCGAGCCAGACATTGTTCGCTACGATCCTGCCGAAATTCGGCGTGACAACGAGTTTCGTGTCCGGTTGCGACCCCGACGATTTTGCCAAGGCACTCAAACCGAATACGAAGCTGATATTCATCGAAACACCGTCGAATCCACTCACCGAAGTGCAGGATATCGCCCGACTCGCCCGCCTGGCGCACGAAGCCGGCGCGCTGTTGGCGGTCGATAATTGCTTTTGCACGCCGGCGCTGCAGCGACCGATCGAATTCGGTGCCGATTTGGTGATCCACTCCGCGACCAAGCATCTCGACGGGCAGGGCAGGGTGCTCGGCGGCGCGATCTGCGGGCCGAAAGCGCTGATCGAGGAGATCTTCAAGTTCATGCGCACTGCCGGGCCGACGCTGTCGCCGTTCAATGCCTGGGTGATCCTGAAGGGGCTCGAGACGTTGAAACTCCGCGTCGAGGCGCAATCCGCCCACGCACTGGAGCTGGCGCGGCGTTTGGAGGCTCATACCGCGATCGAACGCGTGTTCTATCCTGGTTTACCTTCTCATCCTCAGCACGCGCTGGCCATGCGCCAGCAAGCGGCGGGGGGTGCGATCGTCTCCTTCGAGGTGAAAGGTGGGCGCGAAGCCGCCTGGCGCGTCATCGATCATTGTCGGCTGCTGTCGATCACCGCGAACCTCGGCGATGTGAAGACGACGATCACCCATCCGGCGACCACCACGCATGGCCGGCTCACCCCAGAGGCGCGCGCCTCGGCCGGAATCACCGAAGGGTTGGTGCGCGTCGCCGTCGGCCTCGAGGCCGTCGCCGATATCGAGCGGGATTTGCTTCGGGGCCTGAGTCTCTGTTGA
- a CDS encoding DUF2863 family protein, with amino-acid sequence MKRSRFARRTKQTPDTEALIHCATQLSLSGSRLEDAFWEHRLQGIIDRLLRGQDEAALNAALDHLYASGGRAYDELADLVESCAESHHHPLAGSGAGQDVLLFAAPVLAWSRYAIPSGTINAELLAMLRVQLQAHVFAADVHFGLADFMFSPDQLPQSYCETAALREKLAKAALHGRDTRLDPVQMPETMNFLSDTRYLIGVVCAASGAPLFRWQETDGSRNEALKQWRNQGGEVLRGLLPACAFDALLPQSFHAAIREADRASRPYSLRSAVAFLQTTLNVPAANLRAVVAPYYDRQLEEYRIGFTLGDTVEVIHGVVWPLLEHEDEAVDLPGQIEAVLREAGVREVMVLDHRFPLEYCDDCGAPLYPNPEGEPVHAELPEAEEEAMPRHLH; translated from the coding sequence ATGAAACGTTCCCGCTTCGCCCGCCGCACCAAGCAAACGCCCGATACCGAGGCGCTGATCCACTGCGCGACCCAATTGAGCCTGTCCGGCAGCCGCCTGGAAGACGCCTTTTGGGAGCATCGTCTGCAGGGCATCATCGATCGCCTGTTGCGCGGCCAGGACGAAGCGGCGCTGAATGCCGCGCTCGACCATCTTTATGCCAGCGGCGGGCGCGCCTACGACGAGCTCGCCGACTTGGTGGAAAGCTGTGCCGAATCGCATCACCATCCGCTGGCCGGCAGTGGTGCCGGTCAGGACGTGTTGCTTTTCGCCGCGCCGGTGCTGGCCTGGTCCCGCTATGCGATTCCCTCGGGGACGATCAACGCCGAGCTGCTGGCGATGTTGCGTGTCCAGCTGCAGGCTCATGTCTTTGCCGCCGATGTGCATTTCGGGCTGGCGGACTTCATGTTCAGTCCCGATCAGTTGCCACAAAGCTATTGCGAGACGGCCGCGCTGAGGGAGAAGCTCGCCAAGGCCGCGCTGCATGGACGCGACACCCGGCTCGATCCGGTGCAAATGCCCGAGACGATGAATTTCCTCTCCGACACCCGTTACCTGATCGGCGTCGTCTGCGCTGCGTCAGGCGCGCCGCTGTTCCGCTGGCAGGAAACCGACGGCAGCCGTAACGAGGCGCTCAAACAATGGCGCAACCAAGGTGGCGAGGTGCTGCGCGGCCTCTTGCCGGCTTGCGCGTTCGATGCGCTGCTGCCGCAATCCTTCCATGCCGCGATCCGCGAAGCCGACCGCGCTTCCCGTCCCTATTCGTTGCGCTCGGCGGTCGCTTTCCTGCAGACGACACTGAACGTGCCGGCGGCCAACCTGCGTGCGGTCGTGGCACCCTACTATGATCGCCAGTTGGAGGAATACCGGATCGGCTTCACCCTCGGCGATACGGTCGAGGTGATCCATGGGGTGGTCTGGCCGCTACTCGAACACGAAGACGAGGCCGTCGATCTTCCCGGGCAGATCGAGGCGGTGCTGCGCGAGGCCGGGGTGCGCGAGGTGATGGTGCTCGACCATCGCTTTCCGCTCGAATACTGCGACGATTGCGGCGCGCCGCTGTATCCGAACCCCGAGGGCGAGCCGGTGCATGCCGAGCTGCCCGAGGCCGAAGAGGAAGCCATGCCGCGCCATCTGCATTGA
- the dnaB gene encoding replicative DNA helicase, whose amino-acid sequence MGQAYLQAVAADPQVAALKLPPHSIEAEQSLLGGLLLDNGAWDRIADIVNEADFYRDDHRRIFAHIRKLIETGRPADVVTVFESIEHANQVNETGGLAYLGEIANATPSAANIRRYAEIVHERAILRKLVSVGDEIAAAALNPAGRDVKTLLDQAEQKVFEIAEVGNRVGQGFQAITPLLGEVVDRIEKLYNRDNPSDITGLASGFHDLDRLTSGFQPGDMIVVAGRPSMGKTAFALNIAEHVGVELRQPVAIFSLEMSGPQLAMRFLSSVGRLDQTKIRTGKLTDEDWEKMSVALGKLHEAPIHIDETGAINASDLRARARRLHRQFGRLGLIVIDYLQLMTSIRDNENRATEISEISRSIKALAKELQVPVIALSQLSRKVEERNDKRPLMSDLRESGAIEQDADIILMMYREEYYKPDTTEKGVAEVIIGKHRNGPTGVVKLTFLGEYTRFENFAAPGTY is encoded by the coding sequence ATGGGACAAGCTTATCTGCAGGCCGTCGCGGCGGATCCGCAAGTCGCCGCTCTGAAACTACCACCGCATTCGATCGAGGCCGAACAGTCTTTGCTTGGCGGACTATTGCTCGACAACGGTGCCTGGGACCGAATCGCCGACATCGTCAATGAAGCGGACTTCTACCGTGACGATCACCGCCGCATTTTCGCGCACATCAGAAAACTGATCGAAACCGGCCGGCCGGCAGACGTGGTGACCGTCTTTGAATCGATCGAGCATGCCAACCAGGTCAATGAGACCGGTGGGCTCGCGTATCTGGGCGAGATTGCCAATGCCACGCCGTCTGCCGCCAACATCCGTCGCTATGCCGAGATCGTGCATGAGCGGGCGATCCTGCGCAAGCTGGTATCCGTCGGCGACGAAATCGCCGCCGCGGCGCTGAACCCCGCCGGACGGGATGTCAAGACCCTGCTGGACCAGGCAGAGCAGAAAGTCTTCGAGATCGCCGAAGTGGGCAACCGTGTCGGCCAGGGATTCCAAGCCATCACACCGTTGCTGGGCGAGGTGGTCGATCGCATCGAAAAGCTCTACAACCGCGACAATCCTTCCGACATCACTGGCCTGGCGTCGGGCTTCCATGATCTCGACCGGCTCACCTCCGGCTTCCAGCCCGGCGACATGATCGTCGTCGCGGGCCGTCCCTCGATGGGCAAGACCGCGTTTGCACTGAACATCGCCGAACACGTCGGTGTCGAACTGCGCCAACCAGTGGCGATCTTCAGCCTGGAAATGTCCGGACCGCAACTGGCGATGCGTTTTTTGTCTTCGGTCGGGCGCCTCGATCAGACCAAGATCCGCACCGGCAAGCTGACCGACGAGGATTGGGAGAAGATGTCGGTGGCGCTGGGCAAGCTGCATGAAGCGCCGATCCACATCGACGAGACGGGTGCGATCAATGCTTCCGACCTGCGGGCGCGTGCGCGCCGTCTGCATCGCCAGTTCGGGCGTCTCGGTCTGATCGTCATCGACTACCTGCAATTGATGACCTCGATCCGTGACAACGAGAACCGTGCCACGGAAATCTCCGAGATCTCGCGCTCGATCAAGGCGCTGGCGAAAGAGTTGCAGGTGCCGGTGATCGCCCTTTCGCAGCTGTCGCGCAAGGTCGAAGAGCGCAACGACAAGCGGCCCTTGATGTCGGATCTGCGTGAATCGGGCGCCATCGAGCAGGATGCCGACATCATCCTGATGATGTATCGCGAGGAATACTACAAACCGGACACGACCGAGAAGGGGGTTGCCGAAGTGATCATCGGTAAGCACCGCAACGGGCCGACGGGTGTCGTCAAGCTCACCTTCCTTGGGGAATACACCCGTTTCGAGAATTTTGCTGCCCCAGGCACTTATTGA
- a CDS encoding cytochrome b, with translation MAGANVEKYKSDGTTTGNLLEWLDARFPLMSLWNDHLAKYYAPKNFNFWYFFGSLALLVLVLQILTGVFLVMHYKPDASLNASGVPVAFASVEYIMRDVPWGWLIRYMHSTGASAFFIVVYLHMFRGMLYGSYRTPRELVWIVGVVIFLVLMATAFMGYLLPWGQMSYWGAQVILNLFTAIPLIGPDLGVWIRGDYVVGDATLNRLFSLHYLLPVLILPALVAVHLIALHEVGSNNPDGIEIKKKKDETGKPLDGIPFHPYYTVKDIVGVVAFLMVFSVVVFFMPEGGGYFLEANNFFPADPLVTPPHIAPVWYFGPFYSILRANTVNFFWVDAKLWGVIFMGLGVLIFAFLPWLDRSPVKSIRYRGPLYKGALTIFVISFVILGYLGMLAPTPGRTLVAQICTILYFAFFLLMPIYTSLDKCKPEPERVTK, from the coding sequence ATGGCTGGCGCCAACGTCGAAAAGTACAAATCCGACGGCACGACCACCGGCAACCTGCTGGAATGGCTCGATGCGCGTTTTCCGCTGATGTCGTTGTGGAACGATCACCTGGCTAAGTATTACGCCCCGAAGAATTTCAACTTCTGGTATTTCTTCGGCTCGCTGGCTCTTCTGGTGCTGGTGCTGCAAATCCTCACCGGGGTATTCCTCGTCATGCACTACAAACCGGATGCCTCGCTCAATGCTTCTGGGGTTCCTGTGGCGTTCGCCAGCGTCGAATACATCATGCGCGACGTTCCCTGGGGCTGGTTGATCCGCTACATGCATTCCACCGGTGCCTCGGCATTCTTCATCGTCGTCTATCTGCACATGTTTCGTGGCATGCTCTACGGTTCCTACCGCACGCCGCGTGAGCTGGTGTGGATCGTCGGCGTGGTGATTTTCCTCGTCCTGATGGCCACTGCCTTCATGGGTTACCTGCTGCCTTGGGGTCAGATGTCCTACTGGGGTGCGCAGGTGATCCTGAATCTTTTCACCGCCATTCCGTTGATCGGCCCCGATCTCGGCGTGTGGATCCGTGGTGATTACGTCGTCGGCGATGCGACGCTGAACCGCCTGTTCTCGCTCCACTATCTGTTACCGGTGCTGATCCTGCCCGCGCTGGTCGCCGTGCATCTGATCGCGTTGCACGAGGTCGGCTCGAACAACCCGGACGGCATCGAGATCAAGAAGAAAAAGGACGAAACCGGCAAGCCGCTCGATGGCATCCCGTTCCATCCGTATTACACCGTGAAGGACATCGTCGGCGTGGTCGCTTTCCTGATGGTGTTTTCGGTAGTGGTGTTCTTCATGCCCGAAGGCGGTGGTTATTTCCTCGAAGCCAACAATTTCTTCCCTGCCGATCCGCTGGTGACGCCGCCTCATATCGCGCCGGTCTGGTATTTCGGTCCGTTCTATTCGATTCTGCGTGCCAACACGGTGAATTTCTTCTGGGTCGATGCGAAGCTATGGGGGGTCATTTTCATGGGGCTGGGGGTGTTGATCTTCGCCTTCCTTCCCTGGCTGGATCGCAGCCCGGTGAAGTCGATCCGCTATCGTGGGCCTCTCTACAAAGGCGCGCTGACGATTTTCGTGATCAGTTTCGTGATCCTTGGCTATCTGGGCATGCTGGCACCGACCCCGGGTCGCACCCTGGTCGCCCAGATCTGCACGATTCTCTATTTTGCGTTCTTCCTGCTGATGCCGATCTATACCTCGCTGGACAAGTGCAAGCCGGAACCGGAAAGGGTGACGAAATAA
- a CDS encoding cytochrome c1 yields MKKLLIALLCAPLLAFASGAELHLDKAPDRSHDLPALQNGAKVFVNYCLNCHSASYMRYNRLRDIGLTEQQIKDNLLFTQEKVGELMTIAMRRAEAKQWFGAAPPDLTVISRARASEFGSGADWLYTYLRSFYRDDSRPSGWNNVVFSNVAMPHVLWELQGEQVLGPDHKLTLAKPGLMKPEEYDAMVADLVGFLNYMGEPMQNYRKALGVVVLIALAILFVLAYALKREYWKDVH; encoded by the coding sequence ATGAAGAAACTATTGATTGCTCTGCTGTGTGCGCCGCTGCTGGCCTTTGCCAGTGGGGCGGAACTCCACCTCGACAAGGCGCCGGATCGCAGCCATGATCTGCCTGCGTTGCAAAACGGCGCCAAGGTGTTCGTCAATTACTGCCTGAACTGCCATTCGGCGTCCTATATGCGCTACAACCGTTTGCGCGACATCGGCCTGACCGAGCAGCAGATCAAAGACAATTTGTTATTCACGCAGGAAAAGGTTGGTGAACTGATGACGATCGCGATGCGCCGTGCCGAGGCAAAGCAATGGTTCGGCGCCGCGCCTCCCGATCTGACGGTGATCAGTCGGGCTCGCGCTTCCGAGTTCGGTTCTGGTGCCGACTGGCTCTACACTTATCTGCGCAGCTTCTACCGTGACGACAGCCGGCCGAGCGGTTGGAACAACGTCGTGTTCTCCAATGTTGCAATGCCGCATGTGCTCTGGGAATTGCAGGGTGAGCAGGTGCTCGGCCCCGATCACAAACTGACACTCGCCAAACCTGGATTGATGAAACCCGAGGAATACGACGCGATGGTCGCCGACTTGGTCGGCTTCCTGAACTACATGGGGGAACCCATGCAGAACTATCGCAAGGCGTTGGGCGTCGTCGTGCTGATCGCGCTGGCTATCCTGTTCGTCTTGGCCTATGCCCTGAAACGTGAGTACTGGAAAGACGTCCATTAA
- the recR gene encoding recombination mediator RecR: protein MTTVSALDELIIALRCLPGVGPKSAQRMAYHLLQHERRGAERLAAALSRALQTLHPCARCNNFTEAEICDRCLSPQRDPTQLCVVEMPADVNVVEQSQAYRGLYYVLMGRLSPLDGIGPRELAFDRLLARASDGVVKEVILATNLTQEGEVTAHYLAEMLHARGIKVSRLARGLPLGSEIEYADVASVAQALLDRRDY from the coding sequence ATGACCACGGTTTCTGCGCTGGACGAACTCATCATCGCCCTGCGCTGCTTGCCGGGGGTGGGGCCTAAATCCGCCCAGCGCATGGCCTATCATCTGCTGCAGCATGAGCGTCGTGGTGCCGAGCGTCTCGCTGCTGCATTGTCGCGCGCTTTGCAGACTCTGCACCCCTGTGCCCGATGCAACAACTTTACCGAAGCCGAGATCTGCGATCGCTGCCTCTCACCGCAACGCGATCCCACGCAGCTGTGCGTCGTCGAGATGCCTGCCGACGTAAATGTCGTCGAACAAAGCCAGGCCTACCGGGGGCTCTATTACGTGCTGATGGGCCGGCTTTCGCCGCTCGACGGCATTGGGCCGCGGGAACTCGCTTTCGATCGCCTGCTGGCGCGGGCTAGCGATGGCGTGGTGAAGGAGGTGATCCTGGCCACCAATCTCACCCAGGAAGGTGAGGTGACGGCGCACTACCTCGCCGAGATGCTCCACGCGCGGGGAATCAAGGTCAGCCGTCTCGCCCGTGGCCTGCCGCTTGGCAGCGAGATCGAGTACGCCGATGTCGCGAGCGTCGCCCAGGCTTTGCTCGATCGACGTGACTATTGA
- a CDS encoding ClpXP protease specificity-enhancing factor: MSPTKPYLIRAIYEWCVDNGCTPYLVVQVDARTRVPREYVRDGQIVLNISPEATHHLALGNDEITFQTRFGGALFQVSVPVATVAAIYARENGQGMAFEVSAEETSATDGKVGAGETAPEAAEPPVERATEHAAKRNAHLTRVK, translated from the coding sequence ATGTCCCCGACCAAGCCATACTTGATCCGTGCCATTTACGAGTGGTGCGTCGATAACGGTTGCACACCCTACCTGGTCGTTCAAGTGGATGCGCGAACGCGGGTGCCGCGGGAATATGTCCGCGACGGGCAGATCGTCCTCAACATCAGCCCGGAGGCGACGCACCATCTGGCGCTGGGCAACGACGAGATCACCTTTCAGACGCGATTCGGCGGTGCACTCTTCCAGGTCAGCGTGCCGGTCGCGACCGTCGCGGCGATTTATGCGCGCGAAAACGGCCAAGGCATGGCCTTCGAGGTGAGCGCGGAGGAGACATCCGCAACTGATGGAAAAGTCGGCGCTGGCGAGACGGCACCCGAAGCCGCTGAGCCTCCAGTCGAGCGAGCGACAGAGCACGCCGCGAAGCGTAACGCCCATCTGACCCGGGTCAAATGA
- the petA gene encoding ubiquinol-cytochrome c reductase iron-sulfur subunit, translating to MSCDDKVDCGRRRLLVATSVAGGVAGVAAVVPFVGSLAPSERAKSAGAPVEVDISKLQPGEMMTVEWRGKPVWIIHRTKEMLDNLSKHDDKLADPKSERHQQPDYAKNEYRSIKPEYLVAIGICTHLGCSPTEKFKTGAESGIDADWPGGFLCPCHGSTFDLAGRVYKNKPAPDNLEIPPHYYLSDAKILIGEEKKGA from the coding sequence ATGAGTTGTGACGATAAAGTGGATTGTGGCAGGCGTCGCCTGCTGGTCGCTACGTCGGTTGCCGGCGGTGTGGCGGGAGTTGCGGCCGTCGTGCCTTTCGTCGGTTCGCTGGCGCCGTCCGAGCGTGCCAAATCTGCCGGGGCGCCGGTAGAAGTCGATATCAGCAAGCTGCAGCCAGGGGAAATGATGACCGTCGAGTGGCGCGGCAAGCCGGTGTGGATCATTCATCGCACCAAGGAAATGCTCGACAACCTGTCGAAGCACGATGACAAGCTGGCCGATCCGAAATCCGAGCGTCACCAGCAACCGGATTATGCGAAGAACGAATATCGTTCGATCAAGCCGGAGTATCTGGTCGCCATCGGCATCTGCACTCATCTGGGCTGTTCGCCGACCGAGAAGTTCAAGACCGGCGCCGAGTCGGGGATCGATGCCGATTGGCCGGGGGGCTTCCTGTGTCCCTGTCACGGCTCGACCTTCGATCTTGCTGGTCGTGTCTACAAGAACAAGCCGGCGCCAGACAACCTGGAGATTCCGCCGCATTATTACCTGTCGGACGCCAAGATTCTGATTGGCGAAGAGAAGAAGGGGGCTTAA
- a CDS encoding glutathione S-transferase N-terminal domain-containing protein, giving the protein MMNLYSGTTCPYSHRCRIVLYEKQMDFQVIDVDLFNKPEDIAVINPYNRVPVLVDRDLVLYEANIINEYIDERFPHPQLMPPDPQTRAKARQLLHTMEQELFGQHIDALERNLKSAEKARAHIRDRLVELVPLFAKQKYLLGDDFSMLDVAIAPLLWRLEHYGIELPKSAAPVLKYAERIFARQGFIDALTPSEKVMRR; this is encoded by the coding sequence ATGATGAATCTGTATTCGGGCACCACCTGCCCATATAGCCATCGCTGTCGCATCGTTCTCTACGAGAAACAGATGGACTTCCAGGTCATCGACGTCGATCTGTTCAACAAGCCGGAAGACATCGCTGTCATCAATCCTTACAACCGTGTGCCGGTGCTGGTGGATCGTGACTTGGTTCTCTATGAAGCGAACATCATCAACGAATACATCGATGAACGCTTTCCACATCCCCAGCTGATGCCGCCGGATCCGCAGACGCGCGCCAAGGCACGCCAGCTGCTCCACACGATGGAGCAGGAGCTGTTTGGCCAACACATCGATGCGCTCGAACGCAACTTGAAGTCGGCAGAAAAGGCGCGGGCGCACATCCGCGACCGGCTCGTCGAACTGGTACCCTTGTTCGCCAAGCAAAAGTACCTCTTGGGCGACGATTTCTCGATGCTCGACGTGGCGATTGCGCCACTGCTCTGGCGTCTCGAACACTATGGCATCGAACTGCCGAAGTCGGCGGCGCCGGTGCTCAAATATGCTGAGCGTATCTTCGCCCGCCAAGGCTTCATCGACGCCCTGACTCCATCGGAAAAGGTGATGCGGCGCTGA
- the rplI gene encoding 50S ribosomal protein L9, which yields MQVILMDKVANLGNLGDVVKVKEGYARNYLIPKGFAKRATPENIKVFEARRAELEKVAAEKLAAAQAIAAKLDGLRVEVARKAGVDGRLFGSVTTIDIVDALAAQGIVIEKSAVRMPMGPIKALGETVLEVVPHADVAASVTVAVVAEQ from the coding sequence ATGCAAGTGATTCTGATGGACAAGGTGGCGAACCTCGGCAATCTGGGCGATGTCGTCAAGGTCAAGGAAGGTTATGCGCGCAATTACCTGATCCCCAAGGGCTTCGCGAAACGCGCGACCCCTGAAAACATCAAGGTTTTCGAAGCGCGCCGTGCCGAACTCGAAAAGGTCGCCGCCGAGAAGCTGGCCGCAGCCCAGGCCATTGCCGCGAAACTCGACGGGCTGCGTGTCGAGGTTGCGCGCAAGGCCGGGGTCGATGGTCGTCTGTTTGGTTCGGTGACGACGATCGACATCGTCGATGCACTCGCCGCCCAAGGCATCGTGATCGAGAAAAGTGCCGTGCGCATGCCGATGGGGCCGATCAAGGCACTGGGAGAAACGGTCCTGGAAGTCGTCCCTCATGCGGATGTCGCCGCCAGTGTGACCGTTGCCGTCGTCGCCGAACAATAA